A genomic segment from Drosophila willistoni isolate 14030-0811.24 chromosome 2L unlocalized genomic scaffold, UCI_dwil_1.1 Seg168, whole genome shotgun sequence encodes:
- the LOC6652522 gene encoding mismatch repair endonuclease PMS2, with protein MDEDDNSAQPTSAPSGEIKAIAKDTVHKICSGQVVLSLAVAVKELVENSIDAGATLVEIRLKDQGLQGVEVSDNGSGVEETNLEAMTAKYHTSKIREFIDLLEVETFGFRGEALSSLCALSDMTIQTRHKSTDVAVKIELDHEGKIKKRLPCARGIGTTVILSNLFSTLPVRRRDFTRNIKKEFNKTCQILQAYCLVSKGVRLICSNQTAKGVKSVVLQTHGVDDVLANISAVFGQRQAADLVTLKSPFEKGELSEADLRNELESSGDTTTTQFTAQDVEQLNRNEFQLEGFISSCRHGAGRSTRDRQFFFVNSRPCDPKNISKVMNDVYHRFNAQQQPFIYLNVVTARADVDVNLTPDKRQLLLNNEKILILALKKSLLNTFGSMPSTFQMQNTTLVSMLDPKPAKEESQLDDTSTDIEEVPATSSQRFMDVLTQWRRTGDTKGTAPKSSVKRRCSETDEIAARSMKLQKIQSFLSQELPKENAKSFNATDEGDQAEEQSKLNESFLNLKQIQTESLAYDEVTQPSRIDCKVLTPIKTRLSIAESKPSIKPNAKAKELVQPENPLKSKPNEISTDSSKAVDDQDEDHIEMPKRIEFDGNSADEDETSALNVCSGELCTSLEEIAARLKAQELRQSTNRARAKLQRLRFKTEINPTQNVKAEAELQKEIAKEDFARMEIIGQFNLGFIIVKLEDDLFIVDQHAADEKYNFETLQKCTQLEYQRLAVPQPLELTAINEMVLMDHLPVFEKNGFKFQIDAEAPATKKVRLLGKPYSRNWEFGKEDIDELIFMLQDAPEGTICRPSRIRAMFASRACRKSVMIGKALNRKTTMKRLITQMGEIEQPWNCPHGRPTMRHLINVTMLMDEDEEPQPDEQK; from the exons ATGGATGAAGATGATAACTCTGCCCAGCCCACTTCAGCGCCATCGGGAGAAATAAAAGCCATAGCTAAGGATACAGTTCACAAAATATGCTCCGGCCAGGTTGTTCTCAGTTTAGCTGTGGCCGTAAAGGAGTTGGTTGAAAATTCTATAGATGCAGGAGCCACACTCGTAGAGATTAGGCTCAAGGATCAGGGCCTGCAGGGTGTGGAGGTCAGCGACAATGGCAGTGGAGTAGAGGAGACGAATCTAGAGGCAATGA CTGCCAAGTATCACACCTCCAAAATACGCGAATTCATTGACCTATTGGAAGTGGAAACGTTTGGATTTCGTGGTGAGGCATTGAGCTCTCTATGTGCCCTTTCCGATATGACCATACAAACCCGTCACAAGTCCACTGATGTGG CTGTGAAAATTGAACTCGATCACGAAGGCAAGATTAAAAAGAGATTGCCCTGTGCCCGTGGAATCGGCACCACTGTCATCCTTTCCAATTTGTTTTCCACACTACCGGTGCGTCGACGGGATTTTACCCGCAACATCAAAAAGGAATTCAATAAAACGTGCCAAATCTTACAAGCCTATTGCCTGGTCTCCAAGGGCGTTCGCCTGATATGTAGCAATCAAACGGCCAAGGGAGTCAAATCTGTAGTTCTCCAAACGCATGGGGTAGACGACGTGTTGGCCAATATTTCGGCGGTGTTTGGACAACGTCAAGCAGCCGATCTGGTGACACTTAAGTCGCCTTTTGAGAAGGGTGAACTGAGTGAGGCAGACTTAAGGAATGAATTGGAATCATCAGGCGATACTACAACAACTCAGTTCACTGCTCAGGATGTGGAGCAGTTAAATCGCAATGAATTTCAACTGGAAGGCTTTATATCCAGCTGTCGTCATGGAGCAGGCCGTTCCACGCGGGATCGTCAGTTTTTCTTTGTCAACTCTCGTCCATGTGATCCTAAAAAT ATATCCAAGGTCATGAATGATGTCTACCATCGTTTCAATGCGCAACAACAGCCATTTATTTACCTAAACGTTGTGACTGCCCGTGCGGATGTGGATGTGAATCTAACTCCAGATAAGCGTCAACTTTTGCTTAACAATGAGAAAATCTTAATATTGGCACTCAAAAAGTCTTTGCTAAACACATTTGGCTCTATGCCATCCACATTCCAAATGCAAAACACAACTCTCGTCAGCATGCTGGACCCAAAACCAGCCAAAGAAGAATCTCAGCTAGATGACACTAGCACGGATATTGAGGAAGTTCCCGCTACCTCTTCGCAGCGATTTATGGATGTGCTTACCCAATGGCGACGCACTGGCGACACCAAAGGCACAGCTCCAAAATCGTCGGTTAAGCGTCGTTGTTCTGAAACCGATGAAATTGCAGCCCGCTCCATGAAGTTGCAAAAGATTCAAAGCTTTCTTAGCCAAGAGCTACCCAAAGAGAACGCAAAAAGTTTCAATGCAACTGATGAAGGAGACCAGGCGGAGGAACAATCCAAGTTAAATGAGAGTTTTCTCAATCTAAAACAGATTCAAACCGAATCCTTGG CCTATGATGAGGTGACGCAGCCATCCCGCATTGATTGCAAGGTTTTGACTCCCATAAAAACTCGACTATCTATAGCCGAATCAAAGCCGTCGATAAAACCCAATGCCAAGGCAAAGGAACTCGTCCAACCAGAGAATCCTTTGAAGagcaaaccaaatgaaatcTCCACAGATTCATCGAAAGCTGTAGATGATCAAGATGAGGACCACATTGAAATGCCCAAACGCATTGAATTTGATGGGAACAGTGCGGATGAGGATGAAACGTCTGCCCTCAATGTGTGCAGCGGGGAATTGTGCACATCGCTGGAGGAAATTGCCGCTAGGTTAAAGGCCCAAGAGCTACGACAATCAACAAATAGAGCTCGCGCCAAGTTACAGCGCCTACGATTCAAAACTGAAATTAATCCAACCCAAAACGTTAAGGCTGAGGCCGAACTTCAAAAGGAAATTGCTAAGGAGGATTTCGCTCGTATGGAGATCATAGGGCAGTTCAATTTGGGTTTCATCATTGTTAAATTAGAAGATGATCTTTTTATTGTGGATCAGCATGCAGCAGATGAGAAGTATAACTTCGAGACTTTACAAAAATGCACCCAATTGGAGTACCAACGTTTAGCCGTGCCCCAACCTTTGGAACTGACGGCTATAAACGAGATGGTATTGATGGATCATCTGCCCGTGTTTGAAAAGAACGGCTTTAAGTTTCAAATCGATGCAGAGG CTCCAGCTACTAAAAAGGTCCGTCTGCTGGGTAAACCTTATAGCCGCAATTGGGAATTCGGAAAGGAAGACATTGATGAGCTGATTTTCATGCTGCAGGATGCACCGGAGGGAACTATATGTAGACCCTCCCGCATTCGAGCAATGTTTGCTTCGCGTGCTTGCCGCAAATCTGTAATGATTGGAAAAGCTCTCAACCGAAAGACAACTATGAAAAGACTCATCACACAAATGGGTGAAATAGAACAGCCATGG AATTGCCCGCACGGTCGCC
- the LOC6652523 gene encoding solute carrier family 2, facilitated glucose transporter member 3 produces the protein MERPPKASNTLDDQALFLGEAPLMAHYKQKQQEQPKWSWHLNLAGFGSTIGAAVPVGYCTGVMNSPAVHMRTWCNETLISRYDLHLTPSSMELLWSAAVSLFLVGGALGSVTGASMATRFGRRGCFYICGILLAIGSICFYACRMLSSVELLLLGRLLVGLAGGLITAFMPMYHSELAALQQRSTLAPLCPMGFTVGVVIAQICSLQTVFGSSEDWHIALSCYGLLVIICYAPLHYYPESPKWLYIVKGRKEQAQLQLQKLRGYSAGSPALQAELDDMEMEATSKDTASGFLEVLRNPRLRLPLIITCAFLGGQQLSGINAIFYYSVSIFRKAGLSTQASEWANLGAGCLNLFTSLLGPVLMERVNRRPLMLFSTFFCTIFLFLFAMMLQFIDSFSWFAMGCIACIFLYIFFFQFGLGPMPFFIGAELFEVAPRPAAMAMGSVVYWMCNLIIGMAFPTLQNAWGALVFLPFSITCLLLFGLTKWYLPETRGRDPSDVAPLVASGFKSKVSAAVVSTQS, from the exons ATGGAGAGGCCACCAAAAGCAAGCAACACACTCGACGACCAAGCATTGTTTCTTGGGGAGGCACCACTGATGGCACATTACAAACAGAAGCAACAG GAGCAGCCCAAATGGAGCTggcatttgaatttggcgGGCTTTGGCTCAACTATTGGCGCTGCCGTCCCAGTTGGTTACTGCACAGGAGTGATGAACAGTCCAGCTGTGCACATGCGAACATGGTGCAACGAGACATTGATTTCGCGTTATGATCTCCATCTGACCCCATCGAGCATGGAGCTACTGTGGTCGGCGGCCGTTTCGCTTTTCCTAGTGGGCGGAGCATTAGGTTCTGTAACAGGTGCTTCGATGGCCACCAGATTTGGTCGCCGTGGATGCTTCTATATTTGTGGCATCCTGTTAGCCATCGGCTCTATATGTTTCTATGCCTGTCGCATGCTCAGCTCTGTCGAATTGCTCCTCCTTGGCCGCTTACTAGTTGGCCTGGCGGGTGGCCTCATCACAGCGTTCATGCCCATGTATCATAGTGAGTTGGCGGCTCTGCAGCAGAGGAGTACTCTGGCGCCGCTGTGTCCCATGGGTTTCACTGTGGGCGTGGTCATTGCCCAAATCTGTAGTCTGCAAACGGTGTTTGGTAGTTCGGAGGATTGGCACATCGCTCTGTCCTGCTATGGTCTATTGGTGATCATTTGCTATGCCCCACTCCATTACTATCCAGAGAGTCCTAAATGGCTGTATATTGTGAAAGGACGAAAGGAACAGGCACAGCTCCAATTGCAAAAGCTGCGTGGCTACTCTGCGGGCAGTCCAGCATTGCAGGCGGAACTGGATGACATGGAGATGGAGGCCACATCCAAAGACACGGCCAGTGGTTTCTTGGAAGTCTTGAGAAATCCTCGACTCCGGCTGCCATTGATCATAACCTGCGCGTTTTTGGGTGGACAACAACTATCGGGTATCAATGCG ATTTTCTACTACTCCGTGTCCATTTTCCGGAAGGCAGGCTTGTCCACTCAAGCCTCGGAGTGGGCCAATTTGGGAGCTGGTTGCCTCAATCTGTTTACCTCCTTACTGGGCCCAGTGCTAATGGAGCGAGTCAACCGAAGGCCACTGATGCTCTTCTCCACATTTTTCTGCACCATTTTCCTCTTTCTGTTTGCCATGATGCTGCAGTTCATA GATAGCTTCAGCTGGTTTGCCATGGGCTGCATTGCCTGCATCTTTCTATACATATTCTTCTTCCAATTCGGCCTGGGCCCCATGCCCTTTTTCATAGGAGCCGAACTCTTTGAGGTTGCTCCCCGTCCAGCTGCCATGGCCATGGGCAGTGTCGTCTATTGGATGTGCAATCTAATCATTGGAATGGCATTTCCCACGCTACAAAACGCCTGGGGAGCGTTGGTCTTTCTGCCCTTCTCGATTACCTGTTTGCTACTGTTTGGATTGACGAAATGGTACTTGCCCGAGACCCGTGGCCGCGATCCATCCGATGTGGCTCCGCTGGTAGCAAGTGGCTTTAAATCAAAAGTTTCAGCAGCAGTCGTATCCACCCAATCTTAA
- the LOC26529460 gene encoding solute carrier family 2, facilitated glucose transporter member 1, with protein MEAESAGFLMELKSRNEPTNRATRWTPLLVWSAIGSTVGSAVPCGYCMGVINAPAVHMRSWCQQTLLENYGLSLSDATLDTLWALIVAIYLIGGVLGSACAGWAANRFGRRGCFLLSGVLLLLGSFMFVSCRWLRSVELLLIGRIVVGLGGGLVSTCLPMYHSEIASISQRGTLGVGCAVGFSVGLVVSQIFTLQSVFGGEETWHYGLSSYIIFMAICYAPFCYYAESPKWLYIVKQRRDEARQMLIHLRGTGYGIDQEIDAMAAEASDKVTTRGLADVVTDPKLMLPLLLLCSYQGGQQLSGCSAIFYYSVSIFRNGGLSSSTAAVMSLCAGNVNLAVSLMSPLLMTKFNRRTLMLMSSGFCGLVMFSFAWMVEYTEQVPWFSYGTMACIFLYLIAFQLALGPMPSFIGAELFEVPSRSVALSIGNQVGWGCNFLVGFLFPSMHSWLGSWIFLVFSTFGGLVFVLTKLYLPETRGVEVTTVAELVSKGFRSKVIK; from the exons ATGGAGGCAGAAAGTGCGGGTTTTTTAATGGAATTAAAGTCAAGGAATGAACCAACCAACAGAGCCACTCGGTGGACCCCGCTCTTGGTTTGGAGCGCCATCGGCAGCACTGTTGGCTCGGCTGTTCCCTGTGGCTACTGCATGGGAGTGATAAACGCCCCGGCTGTG CACATGCGCTCTTGGTGCCAGCAAACGTTGCTGGAAAACTATGGCCTCTCGCTGTCCGATGCCACATTGGATACGTTGTGGGCATTGATTGTGGCCATCTATTTGATTGGTGGCGTCTTAGGATCAGCCTGCGCTGGATGGGCGGCGAATCGTTTTGGCAGACGAGGCTGCTTTCTGCTCAGTGGGGTCCTGCTGCTTCTGGGTTCCTTTATGTTCGTCAGTTGCCGCTGGCTGCGTTCGGTCGAACTCCTATTAATTGGCCGCATTGTGGTGGGTCTGGGCGGTGGCCTGGTCAGCACCTGCCTGCCCATGTATCACAGTGAGATTGCATCTATTTCGCAGAGAGGAACTCTGGGAGTTGGCTGTGCTGTTGGCTTCTCGGTTGGCCTCGTCGTTTCGCAGATTTTCACATTGCAGTCTGTGTTCGGTGGAGAGGAGACTTGGCATTACGGCTTGAGTTCCTACATTATTTTTATGGCCATATGCTATGCCCCATTCTGCTACTACGCCGAGAGTCCCAAGTGGTTGTATATAGTGAAGCAAAGGCGTGACGAAGCTCGTCAAATGTTAATCCATTTGCGGGGCACGGGTTATGGGATTGATCAGGAAATAGATGCTATGGCCGCAGAGGCCTCTGATAAGGTCACCACTAGAGGCCTGGCCGATGTGGTGACCGATCCAAAGTTGATGCTGCCTCTGTTACTTTTATGCTCCTATCAAGGCGGCCAACAACTTTCCGGTTGCTCCGCCATCTTCTATTACTCCGTTTCCATTTTCCGAAACGGAGGTCTGTCTTCAAGTACCGCTGCCGTGATGTCCCTCTGTGCCGGGAATGTAAATTTGGCCGTCTCGCTAATGAGTCCCCTACTGATGACCAAGTTTAATAGGCGCACCCTAATGCTGATGTCCTCAGGATTCTGTGGTCTCGTCATGTTCTCCTTTGCATGGATGGTGGAATACACG GAGCAAGTTCCCTGGTTCTCGTATGGCACAATGGCATGCATTTTTCTATACCTCATTGCGTTTCAACTGGCGTTGGGTCCAATGCCCTCGTTCATTGGTGCAG AGCTGTTCGAGGTTCCGTCTCGCTCCGTGGCCCTATCTATTGGCAATCAAGTGGGCTGGGGTTGCAATTTTTTGGTGGGCTTCCTCTTTCCTTCTATGCACTCCTGGCTAGGCTCGTGGATTTTCCTAGTCTTCTCCACGTTTGGTGGGCTAGTCTTTGTGCTGACTAAGCTGTACTTGCCGGAGACGCGCGGGGTTGAGGTCACAACAGTCGCCGAATTAGTTTCAAAGGGTTTTAGGAGCAAGgttattaaataa